The segment GAGCGTCACCCGGCCAGTTATCCACATCGGTTGTGGTGGTCAATTGGCCACCCGCCTGAATACCGGTAATCAGCAGCGGCTTCAGGTTTGCCCGTGCGGCATATACAGCCGCCGTATAGCCCGCAGGGCCGGATCCAAGAATAATCAAACGCTCATGACGAGTTTCCATGACACCACCTTGTAAATATCTGACTGATAGCTTTGCCGATAGCTGTGTTAAGAGCTTTATAAAAAATTAGCCACAGAGTCTGCCTGAAATGGTGCCAAGTACAAGCTATTGCAAGGTTTCGTCTACGCTATTAGGCGAAGAAACCTTGAAAGCCCCTGTGCAAAGACCCATGTGTTATTACTAAATCAACGCCATACTAGGGAAATCCATAAAAGAAAGATCGTGACCGTCACGCTGAGCGCAGCGCTCAGCAACATGAGGAGAGAGATATGAGCAAGATACCCGATACGCTAAGCACCCTAGAGGTGGGCAGTAAAACGTATCACTACTACAGCCTGCCCCATGCGGCCGACACCCTGGGCAGCATTGACCGCCTTCCCAAGACGCTCAAGATTCTACTCGAAAACCAGCTGCGCTTCGCCGATGACGAAAGCGTTGATCAAGAAGATATGCAGGCCCTGGTCGACTGGCAGACCGAGGGCAAATCCAGCCGAGAAATTGGCTATCGCCCGGCACGGGTACTCATGCAGGACTTTACCGGCGTGCCCGGCGTGGTGGATTTGGCCTCCATGCGTGCCGCGGTTGAAAGCCTGGGCGAAGACCCGGCGAAGATCAATCCGCTATCACCTGTCGATCTCGTTATTGACCACTCGGTAATGGTCGATAAATTCGGCAATCCTGCCGCGTTCCAAGAGAACGTCGATATCGAAATGCAGCGCAACCGCGAGCGCTATGAGTTTCTACGCTGGGGCCAGCAGGCGTTTGACAACTTTAGCGTCGTGCCCCCTGGCACCGGTATCTGCCACCAGGTCAACCTGGAGTACCTAGGCAGAACGGTATGGATCAAGGACGAAGACGGCAAAACCTTTGCCTACCCCGACACCCTCGTCGGCACCGACTCCCATACCACCATGATCAACGGCCTGGGCGTACTTGGCTGGGGCGTGGGCGGTATTGAAGCCGAAGCAGCCATGCTTGGCCAACCGGTTTCAATGCTAATCCCCGAAGTGATTGGTTTCAAACTCACCGGCAAGCTACGCGAAGGTATTACTGCCACTGACTTGGTACTCACCGTTACCGAAATGCTGCGTAAAAAAGGCGTAGTGGGTAAATTTGTCGAGTTCTACGGCGATGGGTTGAAAGACCTGCCGCTGGCGGATCGTGCCACGATCGCCAATATGGCCCCTGAGTACGGTGCTACCTGTGGTTTCTTCCCGGTGGATGAAGAAACCCTGAACTATATGCGCCTAACGGGGCGTGAGGATGAACAAGTCGCGCTAGTGGAAGCTTACAGCAAGGCCCAAGGGCTATGGCGTGAACCTAATGACGAGCCGATTTTCACCGACGCCCTAGCACTGGACATGACCGAGGTAGAGGCCAGCCTGGCCGGCCCCAAACGTCCCCAAGACCGCGTGGCGCTGAAAGACATGGCGGCGGCCTTTGACAAGTTCATGCAGGAAGACGTCAACGCGGATGCCAGTGCAAAAGGGAAACTCTCCTCTGAAGGTGGCCAAACCGCTGTAGGGGCGGAACGTAGCTTCGAGCATGACACCAGCCAAGCCGTTAAGCTTGATGATCATGATTTCAGCCTCGATCCCGGCGCGGTGGTGATTGCGGCGATTACCTCGTGCACCAACACCTCTAACCCCAGCGTGATGATGGCCGCCGGGTTGCTGGCCCGTAAAGCGCGTGAAAAGGGATTAACCACGAAGCCCTGGGTGAAAACGTCACTAGCACCGGGTTCCAAAGTGGTCACCGATTATCTGGAAGCCGCTGAATTAAACGACGACTTGGATGCACTCGGCTTCAACCTGGTCGGCTACGGCTGCACCACCTGTATCGGCAACTCCGGCCCCCTGCCCGATGAGATCGAAAAAGCGATCAACAGCGGCGACCTCGCCGTGGCGTCGGTGCTCTCCGGTAACCGTAACTTTGAAGGCCGCGTACACCCGTTGGTCAAAACCAACTGGCTGGCTTCACCGCCTCTGGTGGTGGCTTATGCCCTGGCGGGTAACGTCCAGCTTGACCTTACCCAGGAGCCGCTTGGCAAAGACAGTAACGGCGACCCGGTCTACCTCAAAGATATCTGGCCCAGCCAGGCCGAGATTGCCAGCGCAGTTGAGCAGGTCAACACCGCCATGTTCCGTAAAGAGTACGGCGCGGTGTTTGAGGGTGACGACGTCTGGAAAGCCATCGACGTCTCAGAAAGCAAGGTCTACCAGTGGCCTGAATCCACCTACATTCAGCACCCGCCCTTCTTCGAAGGCATGGGCCGCGAGCCGGATGCCATTGAAGATGTGCACAGTGCCCGTGTACTTGCCATGCTGGGTGATTCGGTGACCACCGACCATATCTCCCCTGCCGGTGCCATCAAGCCTGACAGCCCTGCCGGTCACTATCTGCAAGAACACGGCGTCAAGCCGGTCGACTTCAACTCCTACGGCTCACGCCGGGGTAACCATGAAGTCATGATGCGCGGCACCTTCGCCAACGTGCGGATCAAAAATGAGATGCTCGATGGTGTGGTTGGCGGTGAAACGCGCCACGTACCCAGCGGTGAGCAGATGGCCATTTACGATGCGGCCATGAAGTACAAAGAGGAAGGCAAACCGTTGGTCGTCATCGCCGGTAAAGAGTACGGCACCGGCTCTTCAAGGGATTGGGCGGCCAAAGGCACCCGTTTGCTGGGCGTTCGCGCGGTGATCGCCGAATCCTTCGAGCGTATTCACCGCTCTAACCTGATCGGCATGGGCGTTGTACCGCTGCAGTTTGCCGAAGGCGAAAGCCGTAAAACGCTGGAATTAACCGGGGATGAAGAGATTTCGATTGCCGGTTTAAGCGACCTGACGCCGGGTGGTACGGTCAAAGTCGTGATCAAAAATGCCGAAGGGGAACGTAGCGTTGATGCCAAGTGCCGAATTGATACGGTAAACGAGCTGGCTTACTACCGTCACGGTGGTATCCTTCACTACGTGCTGCGCAAGATGATCGGCGCAGCCTAAAGGGTAAAACCTACCAATGCTTGCATGCCCCCACCTCGGTGGGGGCTTTTTTTTAGCCAAACGCTTAAAAAGCGCGGCGACGATACGTGCGGTAATCCGGTGTCCAGGACGCTTGTTCGATTAGCTCACGCAGCGTTGTGCCACTGGTTTTTAACGCTACACCGTTCTGCTGTGCCTGGGCAGCGACTTCAAAGGCAATCGACTTACTGATATCGCGAATACGCGAAAGCGGCGGCAGCAAAGCACCTTTGCCCTCTTTAACCAGCGGCGCTTCACGAGCCAGCGCCCGCGAGGCGCTCATAAGCATCTCGTCGGTAACTCGATTGGCACTGGCAGCAATCACGCCCAAACCTATGCCTGGGAAGATATAAGCATTGTTGCACTGGGCAATCGGATAAGTACGGCCATTGTAAACCACCGGCGCAAAGGGGCTGCCGGTGGCTACCAAGGCTTGTCCATCGGTCCAGCGAATAACATCCTCTGGTACGGCCTCTGCCTGGGAAGTAGGGTTAGATAGCGGCATGATGACCGGGTG is part of the Halomonas alkaliantarctica genome and harbors:
- the acnA gene encoding aconitate hydratase AcnA: MSKIPDTLSTLEVGSKTYHYYSLPHAADTLGSIDRLPKTLKILLENQLRFADDESVDQEDMQALVDWQTEGKSSREIGYRPARVLMQDFTGVPGVVDLASMRAAVESLGEDPAKINPLSPVDLVIDHSVMVDKFGNPAAFQENVDIEMQRNRERYEFLRWGQQAFDNFSVVPPGTGICHQVNLEYLGRTVWIKDEDGKTFAYPDTLVGTDSHTTMINGLGVLGWGVGGIEAEAAMLGQPVSMLIPEVIGFKLTGKLREGITATDLVLTVTEMLRKKGVVGKFVEFYGDGLKDLPLADRATIANMAPEYGATCGFFPVDEETLNYMRLTGREDEQVALVEAYSKAQGLWREPNDEPIFTDALALDMTEVEASLAGPKRPQDRVALKDMAAAFDKFMQEDVNADASAKGKLSSEGGQTAVGAERSFEHDTSQAVKLDDHDFSLDPGAVVIAAITSCTNTSNPSVMMAAGLLARKAREKGLTTKPWVKTSLAPGSKVVTDYLEAAELNDDLDALGFNLVGYGCTTCIGNSGPLPDEIEKAINSGDLAVASVLSGNRNFEGRVHPLVKTNWLASPPLVVAYALAGNVQLDLTQEPLGKDSNGDPVYLKDIWPSQAEIASAVEQVNTAMFRKEYGAVFEGDDVWKAIDVSESKVYQWPESTYIQHPPFFEGMGREPDAIEDVHSARVLAMLGDSVTTDHISPAGAIKPDSPAGHYLQEHGVKPVDFNSYGSRRGNHEVMMRGTFANVRIKNEMLDGVVGGETRHVPSGEQMAIYDAAMKYKEEGKPLVVIAGKEYGTGSSRDWAAKGTRLLGVRAVIAESFERIHRSNLIGMGVVPLQFAEGESRKTLELTGDEEISIAGLSDLTPGGTVKVVIKNAEGERSVDAKCRIDTVNELAYYRHGGILHYVLRKMIGAA